TGTTGCAAGCCCTAAATCCAATGCGGTAGGTACCGGACTCTTTCACCACCAATTGCCCCGTCCATCGTACGGTAAAAGTATCCGAAACCATATCAGCAATAGGCCTCTCCGTCAACCACACAAAATCCACCACTTCATCCAGACGAGAGACGCTCGCCTCTCCTGCCCATTCAGCGTTGGGATAGTATTCTCCTTGCAGTCCGGCTTGTCCATCAGAGAGCAAATACTCGGATGGGATAGGCGTCAATAGAGGCCATCCTTCTGCGACATCTGATCCTTTGGCATACAACACCTTTGCGTTGGGTAGCTTTGCCTTGATAGCCGTCAATGGGGTAATCTGGTTGTGCGGTGTCCCGTGGTAGTTGCCTAGCAAGGACTGCTTGTCGTGGGCATTGGGACCAATCACTGCTACAGTGGACACTTCCTTGCTCAGCGGCAAGAGGTTTCCTTCATTTTTGAGTAGAACCATGGATTCACGAGCAGCCTTTCTGGATAGTTCGTGATGCTTTTCGCTTGCTACGACACTGTATGGAATTTGGGAATATGGTACAATACTCTCGTCATCAAACATCCCCAACTTGAACCTAGCCTCCATCAAGCGCACCAAGGCTTGATCTACTGCTTGCTCCTCGACCAACTGCTTGAGTACCGCCTCACTCAAGTTCGGATCATAAGTATCTCCACAGTTGAGGTCCGTACCCGTTTTGACAGCCAAGGCAGAGGCCTCCTCTGGAGAATCGGACACTCCGTGTCTATTGGGCATATAGAAGTCATTGATAGCCCAGCAATCCGACACGACATAGCCGTCAAATCCCCATTCGTTTCTTAAAATATTGGTCAGCAAAAGATTGCTACCACAACATGCCTCGTCGCGGTACCGGTTGTAAGCACACATCACCGATTGGACATTGGCCTCCTTGATCGCTGCACGAAATGCCGGCAAGTAGGTTTCTTTCAAATCTTTGTCTGAAGTCTGATAGTTGTCCTCATGACGAGTCTTCTCCGGCCCACTGTGTACCGCGAAGTGCTTCGCCGTAGCGACTACTTTCAGGTACTTGGGATCATCGCCTTGGAGACCTTTGATAAAGTTGACACCCATACGGCTCGTCAAATAAGGATCCTCCCCATAGGTCTCCTGTCCTCTACCCCACCGTGGGTCACGGAAGATATTGATGTTGGGAGTCCAGAAAGTGAGCCCTTGGTAGATTCCTCTTTTGTTTTCACTGACGAACTTGTGGTGCTTGGCTCTGGCCTCATCGGAAATGACAGTTGCCACCTCAAACATCAGGTCTTGGTCCCACGTAGAGCCCATCCCAATCGCCTGTGGAAACACCGTGGACTCACCCGCTCTGCCTACTCCGTGTAGACACTCGTTCCACCAGTTGTATCTCGGGATACCCAAGCGCGGAATGGGCGGAGCATCGTACCTCATTTGAGATACTTTTTCAGAGAGCGTCATTTGCTCTACCATTTTCACCGCCCGAGTGTGGGCGTCCAATTCGGGGTTCATAAACTCAAATTCATACTGCGTCTTTTGTCCACACATGGACATCCCTACGACAATCGCTATCAGTACTACTCCTCTTACCAAGCACATTTTGCTATTCATATATCTATTCTTAATGATTGATTATAGAAATGAAATAAGAAGAAACAGCAAAGCAACCAATGCTACGACCAATAGCCCATCCATCATCATTTGCTTCTTTTTTCCACTCATCATTCCCACTAGTTGTCTCCGATTATATTTCATAAATCATAAGGCAATATGAAAAGAAGCCAAACCAAGCCTTGTCACAAATCGAGCATGCACCATCAATTTTGATGCGTATACACAGGTTTTATTGCTTCGTACATCATTTGTTATACTCGATGCGACATCTGTGTCATTTCATCTACGAGTCGAATAGCTTTTGAAAAGTATGGACTAAACAATGAGGTACTACATGCACCCTATGGGTCAAAATTTCCCGAGAGATTCTCGGCGCATGATCGTCTTTGCCCGTATGTGGTAGATCAGATCTATACCCAATATCTATGAAAGTAATCATCACTGGTGCCACAGGAATGGTGGGCAAAGGAGTACTGCTCGAATGTCTGGATCACCCCGAAATCACCGCTGTCCTATCAGTTGCTAGGAGACCCCTCGACCTCCAACATGAAAAACTCACTGAGCTGATTCATGAGGACTTTTCAGACTTCCGCGCGATCGCTCAGCAAATCTCGGGCTATGACGCATGCTATGCCTGCATGGGGGTGAGTTCGGCGGGGATGAAGGAATCGGATTTCAAACGATATACCTACGACTATACCCTGGCATTGGCCCGAACACTTCACGCTTCCTCCCCTCACATGACTTTCACCTACGTCTCGGGAGCAGGTACAGACTCTACCGAAAAAGGAAAAGTGATGTGGGCAAGAATAAAGGGGAAAACAGAAAATGACCTTTTAAACTTGGGCTTTGGACAGGCTTACATGTTTCGCCCTGGCTTGATCGTACCCAAGCGCGGTGTAAAACCCAGTGGCAAGGTCTACAGCCTGCTGATCAACTGTCTTTCTTGGCTATTCCCTCTGCTCAGAAAACTCAACCCTGACTCGGTCGTTGATTCGACACAAGTCGGTCAAGCCATGATACAGGCGACCATACACGGCCATTCACACACCATCATTCCCCCCAAGGATATTCAAATCCTCGCAAAGAAACTCTAAAGCTGTACTTACACTCTAGGTGTGTCTGTCGGCAAATGACCAAAGTGCTCCTTGAAACACTTGGTAAAATAGGAAGGAGAAGAAAACCCCACGGTATAGCTGACTTCTGAGATGTTGGTATTGCCTTTGGCGATGAGTTTGTGCGCCTGTTCCAAACGGACGTTTCGGGTAAATTCATTAACTGAATTGCCTGTCATGGCTTTGACCTTGCGGTACAGTTGGCTCCTGCTCAGGTTGAGTTCCTCTGCCAGTGCCTCGACACTGAGGTCTGTTTTGGAGAGGTTTTCGTGCACGTACTGCAGCAGCTTTTGGATGAAATCCTTGTCAAGCGAACTGGCGGTATTGACCTCTTCGCTACTTGCCATCCCTTGAAAATACTTCTTGAATAGCTTCTCACGGCTCTGAATCAACTGTGCGAGCTGGCTCAGTACCAGGCGCATATCAAAGGGCTTGGTGATGTAAGCATCTGCTCCTTGATTGATACCCTCTAGCTGTTCGTCGATGCTGCTCTTGGCAGTCAGCATCACGACGGGTATGTGACTGGTATTCAAGTTTTCTTTGATTTGGGCACATAGCTCCGTCCCTGTCCTCTCAGGCATGACCACATCAGTAATGATCACATCCGGGAGTTCTTTGCTCGCTATCTCCCAACCTTCGAGTCCATCTTTGGCTACCAAAACTTTGAAATCGATACTCAATTCATCCCTTAGGTACTTGCGGAGCTCAGTATTGTCCTCCACGACAAGCACCGTCTTCTTGACACGACCTGTAGATTCTACAGTCCGCTCTGGCCTATTTACGAGTTCTCGGGACGACAGTCCATCGACTACTTGGTCGACGGACTGTGCTTGCACCTTGTCTGTCTCCTCAAAATGCTCCTCTCCTAATCGGAAAAATATTTCGAAAGTCGTCCCCACACCCACTTGGCTCTCGACACGAATATCGCCTTTGTTGAGGAAGATGAAATCCTTGACTACTTCGAGCCCAATACCCGTTCCGCCAAAATAATCCTTATTCTTTTTGTTCACTTGATAGAAACGTTCGAAGATCTTGTCCAACTGGTCTGCATCCAGCCCAGGCCCTGTATCCTTGACCCGAATTCTAAAACTATCGAATACCTCCCCCCCCTCGTAGGTGTGCGACAGGAGAGTGGTCTCCACCGAAATACTCCCTCGCTGTGGAGTCACCTTAAAGGCATTAGAAAGCAAATTGAACATGATTTTCTCCAACATGCCTTTGTCAAGCCAAAGCCACTGGTCTGTCGGGTTGGTGACAACCTCTAAGTCGATCTGCTTGGAGATGGCTTCCTCTTGGAAATAACCGCATATCGATCGTATCGCCTCTTCAATCTCAAAATATTCCACTCGTACTGCCAGTTTGTTGAACTTCAACTTACGAAAATCCATCAGCTCGTCTATGAGACGCTTGAGACGGTCAGAGTTGCGGTACATGACGCTCAATTTGTCCTGTACCCGTGGCGGCAAAGTCAGCTGATCGTCTTGCAGTACGTCACGCAGGGGATTGATGATGAGCGTGAGCGGTGTCCTAAACTCGTGTGAGATATTCGTGAAAAACTGGATTTTCTTATCGTTCAGTTCCTCCTCCCGCTTTCTATTTTCTACTGCGGTGAGTACGGCTTGTTTGTCCCGCACACGGATCTGTACGACTTTGAAAAACAAGTACAACAACGACAAAAATGTCCCCAAATAAATCATAAAGGCCACTGTCGTTCTCCACCACGGAGGCAACACTGTGATCCGAAGTGTGCGAACCTCCTCACTCCACACTCCGTCGTTGTTGGCTGCTTTGACTTTGAAGACATACTCTCCACTTTTCAAACTGGTGTAAGTGGCGGTACGCTTGTTTCCCACATAGTTCCAGTCGGATTCCAGCCCTTCTAGATAAAAGGCATACTCGTTTTCTTCGGGACGCGTATAGTTGAGCCCCACAAACTGAATCGTGAAAACCGTCTGATCAGGAGTCAAAGTAATCTGATCCGTCTGTGAAATAACATGCGTCAAAATCTCATTGTCTTGGCCTGGAGATACCAGCTCGTTGAACAAGCGAAGCTCGGTCAAGTACACTTTGGGCTTCACTGCATTGGTAATCAAATCCTTGGGATTGAAATAATCTATCCCTACATAGTTGCCAAATAATAACTGGCCTTGATCGTCTTTGTACGCTGCATTGAAATTGAAGGCATTGGACAACAGTCCATCGTGCACAGTGTATTGCTTGATTTCGTTGGTTTGCGGATCGATGGACGATAGTCCAGCCTGACCGCTGACCCAAATCACTCCTTGATCGTCCTCTAGTATCCCACTGATTGTCTCTTGAGACAGCCCGTTGGCTTGGCTGTACCACTTGAACTCACTACGCGCTCGATCGTACTTACACAACCCTCCACCATCTGTCCCAATCCACAAAAAACCCTTCGTATCCTCGTAGAGGGACAGAATATGATTGGTACTCGTATGATCGATCTCTGAGCGCTCTCTACTGAGTCGTACACAAGTCACCGCTACTCCACCTTGCGCCTTCTTCGTCAATTTGTACAACCCTCTCGTCGTACCTGCCCAGATACTGCTATCCTGACAGACCAAAATCTTGCGAACATCAGCATTGACGAGTTCTTGTGCGCTAAAGTCCTCCCCTAGATAGGTCTCAAACTCTTTGGTACTTGGGTCAAACGAAAGAATGCCATGACCGAAGGTGCCGATCCATAGTCTACCTTGTTGGTCTTGATCGATACTGATGATACGAATCGCCTCTTCTTCCCCTTTGGCATTGAGCAAGTTGTAATGAACAAACTGCTCTCCTCCATGTGGCAGGTAAAACAAGCCTCCCTCCCAACTCCCTGCCCAGAGCTGCTGCTGGTCATCCATCAGTATCGCTTGGACGGCTTTATTTTTCATCCCCTTGATTCGTGGATTGGCCCCTAGTGTATGCTCAAACATACCCGTGCGAGGGTCATAGATATCTACTCCTCCTCCATCCATACCGATCCAATATTTCCCCTGCTCATCCTCTACGATTCCTGTGACTGAGCCTACCTGTAGCGAATTGAGGTTATTGGCTTGGCTGAGTAGCTGATCGAACTTGTCGTAATTCGGATCATATACGCCCACAGCTTTGTCGTAGTAGCCCAACCAGATCCGCTCATCTCTATCGCGATAGAGCGCCCAGATCGAATTCGCTTTGATATGGCCTCCTTCGAATTTGTCGTAGTAAAAATCTTGAATTACACGCCCCAGTGGATCAATCACCCACAACCCGTCGTTTTCGGTACCGATCAGCATCGAACCATCCGTATCCTCGACCATGGACAAGATACGCTTGTTGGTAATGGGTATTTTTTGGAGCTGCCAGGTTTCTCTCCCCTTGTTGCTCTCCAAATGCATACGATACACTCCATCGTATTGGGTCCCTACCCAAAGATCACCACTGCTGTGCAAACAAAAGGATTCGACAGACAACTCCAGTCCAAAATATCGCTCTCCACCAAGAAACTCCGCCTCTATGAGTAGGTTGTTTTGTGTATCGTACTCCAGTATCCCGTAGCTACTTGCCAAGTAGATCGTCCCGTCGGGCATGCGGACGATATCTCGGATAAATAAGGGGTCTACTCTTCTGTTCTGAATCGGGATCACCTCGGTCTGCTTCGTGATGGGGTCATGCTTGAACAAACCGTAGTAGCCTGAAGTAAACAAGATCGAGTGGTCCGCCATCTCCTCTACCGTCAAATACGTCAAATTGCTCAGATCTTCTCCTTTGGATTGGATCGTCAAGCGCTCAAAAGAGTCCGTTTTTTTGTTGAAACGGCAGACCCCATTGTCGGTAGCGACCCACATGGTACCCCGACTGTCATGGTATATACGGTAGATGACATTGCTATTGATGGAAGTAGAATCGTTCCATTTGAAATCATAGAGTACATAGTCCAGCCCATCGTAGCGATAGAGTCCTCCCCCAAAAGTCGAAATCCATATGAACCCTTCGGCATCTTGAGAAAAAGAAGTCACTGCACGCTTGGACATGCCTTCATGGATGCTATTGAACACATACTTGTTTTGTTCGCCACCCGCCATCGCTTGCCCCCAAGCCAACAGCAGCACCAATACCCTCGCACACTTCCATATCCCATCTCTCACCATGCAGTTCGTCTTTTCAATTTTCGCCTACCCTAATATTAACTGCAATTGACGAAAAACCCAATACTATCCCTATCACAAATGCTGCATCCTATGACACATATGTTGCAGCACCCACTTGGCGGCTTTTGCCACTTCCTCCCATGATTGACGCATCTCACCGACAGGGGTTTGGCGATGTACAGCCATCCCCTACAAGCCCGTCGAGCGAGATACCCCCTCATCGCTGTGTCGTTGCACGGATTTAGGGTAGATTTGCTCCAAACCCAAGGCTACATTTTGAGACTTCCAAACACATTCTTTCAGACATTTGGCGTATGCCTGCTCGGGCTCTTCGCTATGCTACCAGTCGTCAGCAAGAGTGAGTCATTGGACATCCTCAACCCCGTCTATCAATATGTCGACACGACAGGTACACTCACAGTCCAAGAGGCAGCCTCCCACTGGCACCATCAAGAATTCACCTTGGCACCCACAGACATCATCAACTGCGCCATCAAGGATTCGGTGATCTGGCTGGCGTTTGAGCGCTGCAGCACAGACATCCAGTATCTCAGTCCGGGTCATGAATCCATCGTATGGCGAGCCACCTTGTATGCTCTCGATAGCACAGGCGCCTATCTCCCAGTCCATCACTACGATCATCTCCAACCAGATACCCGAGTGCCAGGGTTGCCCTACCGGACGGTAGCCATCCCTCTACCTGCTCATCAACAGGGCTCCTTCCTCCTGCGAATAGCCGCCAGACGTCACCGCAACTATATCCTAAAAACAGGCGATCTGACACAGATATCCAGCTACCTGCTGCACAAAGAAAGTATTCCGCTGCTCTTCATTGGCTTCATGCTTTGCATCTTCATCTACAACGTCTTTCTGCTCTTCTCTACCCGAGACTTGATCTTCATTCCCTACTTGATTTACTTGTTGTTTGTGACCTATGCCGTGCCCTTTCACAATGGCTATGTCCTCTTCAGTGAGGAATGGATGTGGCAGGGAAACCCTTTCTACACCGTCTGGACGAGTGTCGGCTACCTAAGTGGGGGGTGGTTTGCCATCATCTACTTGGACCTCCCCAAAAATGCTCCTCGATTGCGCTACTGGATCATCCTACTCATGGCGGTGCTCGTCGTGATCGTACCGCTACTGGATGCCTCGGGCTGGCTACATGTCGGCATCATGGCGATGATTGTCTCGACCTCCTCCCTGCTCTTCAACCTGAGTCTATGGTCCGCTGGAGTGTATGTCTGGATCAAAGGCGTGAGCCATGCGCACTACTACGTACTGGGCTGGCTCTTCGCTATCTCTGGCATGGTACTCTTCATCCTCTCGACCAACGGCATCATTCCTTACAACGATTTCGTGGAGGAGTCCTTCTACTATGGATTTGCCATCGAAGCGGTACTCTTTGCCTTCGCCATTGGCGATCGCATGAATGTGCTCAAAAAAGAAAAACGTGCGTTGGAAGTCGAATACCTGGATTACACCAAAGAACAAAACTGGTTGCTCGCCAAACAGTCCTTCATGAACTCCCACTTGCTCCGCGCCCCACTCTCCCGCATCATGGGTTTGCTCAACATCCTACAGTTCGCAAATAGCAGGGAAGAAAGCCAAGAATACCTCAAACACATCGAAAATTCTACCACAGAAATGGACTATGTCGCCAAACGTATGTCTGCCATGCTCGAGAAAGAAGGCTACCTTGAGAAGTACGAAGAGGAATTCAATGAGGTACGTGACAGCATCTATCACGATTTGGAAAAAGAGAAAAAACACACTCAATCAGAGGGGCCAGACTCTCACAAGTGACCCATGCTTTTGGATACTTGAAAGTGAAGATCACAAATAGGGTTGATCCTGAAGTATCCCTCCAATCAAAGGATATCCCAAAAAGTATATATCATTCGAAATTGTGTATAAGGAGTTAAAGTCCTTTCATACAGATCTTTGTATTGTTCTTGAATTACAACAAATCATAAGCAAAGATGAGTATCAACAATCAATTTGGAAAACAAGGCTGGACACCTGAGCGCATCGGCTCACTGGATGGCAAAACATACCTGATCACAGGTACTACCAGCGGCACAGGATATGAAGCCGCCAGAATATTGCTTTCAAAGGGTGCCAAAGTGGTGATGCTCAATCGCAATCCCACAAAGGCCGCAGATACCATTGCCACCTTGAAGGAAGCACTCGGCAACTCGATCGACGTACGCAATATCAGCATGGACTTGGCACAACTGGCCTCTGTCCACAATGCGGCAGAAGAAATCCTCAAAACCACACCACAAATCGATGCATTGATATGCAACGCGGCTATTGCCCAAGTACCCAAACAAACCCTCACTGTTGATGGCTTTGAAAGTCAGTTGGGCGTCAACCACTACGGCAACTTCCTATTGCAGGCGCTGCTCTACCCGCGTATCGAAGCATCCAAAGGACGCATCGTGACCGTGGGCAGTATGGGCTACAATTTGGGGATCAAAACGATACAGTTCGATGATATGAACTGGGACAAAAACTACGGTCCCAACGATGTGTATAGTCAAAGCAAACTCGCACAGATAATGACTGTATACGAACTACAAGACCGATTGAAAAAAGCCGGCAAGACGGACGTCAAAGTATATGCCTGCCACCCAGGCGCCTCGGCTACCTCCCTTATCAAAACCAGCGGCAGTTTGATGACACGCTTCATTTGGCAGATCATGAAATTGACCCCTCTGGTACAATCCGCAGAAAAAGGATCGTATCCCGAATTGATGTGCGCCACAGAACCCGGTTTGGATCAAAGCGTATTTTATGGTCCTACAGGCCGAAACTACTGGACCGGTCCCGTCGGCGTGTGTCAATTGGCACCACATGCCAAGGACAAAGCAGTCGCCGAAAAGCTGTGGCACGTCTCCGAGGAGGCCGTCGGTTTGAAGTGGAATTTGTAAATTGAAGCATCTTAAAAAAACAAAATCATGGATATATTGAAAGCGGCGATCGATTGGGCAAAAGCCGAACTCTTTTCCACCCCATTTTTCATTCTTTTTGGAGTAGCATTTATGATGGCAAGCTTGGGCTTTTGGCAGTTGGGCAAAACCGATATAGCCAAAGCCTACATCATCCCCACGCTGATAGCGGGGGCATTGCTGACGATCATCGGACTAGGTCTGTTTTTCACCAACAAGGCAAGGATTGCTCAATTCGAAACGGCCTACAAGGCAGACCCCACCGCTTTTGTGGCCTCAGAGATCGAGCGAGCCGAAGCGACCCTCCAAGAGTACAAAACCATCGTATTTACCGCCATCCCGGTCATGATCGTGGCATGTGCCCTCGTGCTGTACTTTGTCGGTTCGCCCATTTGGCGCGCCAGTATGATCACTACCATGGCCATGTTGGTGGTGATATTGCTCATAGACGGCACAGCACAGGCCCGCATTGCCGAGTACCACCAGCAGTTGTTGCTAGCACGCCAAGCCATAGACAAGTAAAATGCAGCATTTCAAAACACTCTCTGCCTACCTCGATTACCTGGATCTCCCGCGCCCCGAGCACCCCATGTTCAGCGTCTTTTCGGCCACAGGCGACGGTTTCCTCCCATGTCCGAAGGAGAGCTCACCACCGATCACCAACGATTGCTACACCATCAGCTTCAAGAAAATAGTAAAGGGCAATCTAATCTACGGCCGTACCCAATACGACTTCACCAATGGCGCCTTGTTTTTCATCGCGCCCAGACAAGTCCTCCAGTGGGATAGTAGCGTAGTGTTTGCACAAAAAGGCTTTTCGATCAACTTTCACCAAGATTTCATCAAAGGCACGGAACTAGCACATCAGATCAAGAAATATGGCTTTTTCTCCTACTCGGTAAATGAAGCCTTGCATCTTTCGCCCAAAGAAGAAAAACAGATCGAATCGATAGTCGAAAACATCGACTTGGAGTACCAAAACAATCAAGATGAATTCAGTAAAGAAATCATCCTTTCACAGCTGAGTACACTTTTGAAATATGCCAATCGCTTTTATGAACGACAATTTTTAAATAGAAAAGCACTCTCGAATGATTTGTTGGAGCGGTTTAATCAGTTTTTAAAAGATTATTTTGATTCAGGTCAACTGCAGCACAACGGGGTTCCTAGCATCGAACAAATGGCAGACAAACTATCGGTTTCGCAACGCTACCTTAGCGATACACTCAAAAGAGAAACGGGCAAAACCTCCACAGAACATTTGCAACTGTACTTGATCGATGAAGCCAAAAACATTTTATTGAACCCTAACAAAACGATTGCGGAAGTAGCCTATGAACTAGGCTTTGAATATCCCCCCTACTTTTCAAGGTTATTCAAAAAGAAAGAAGGAATCAACCCTACAGAATATAGAGAAAAGTACAAAATGAACTAAATCATAAGGACACCAAAAGCAATAAGGATTAGAAAGTCTGCAAAGTACCAATGGAATGCCTCTGTCAAAGCAGAGCCCAACAATCCTGCACCCTACCGTACTTCTGCTCGTAGAAGAGCAGAACGTCACACACAATACCTTACCCTACACCAATACTCCATAGGCTCTGTCAAATCACTGGATAGGTTTGATGATTTGCACGACCGATTACCTCCAATTTTTGTATGGATATACCCCCAATTCTGAATTTTCGCTTCTCGTCTACATCCTAACTTACTTGTCAACTAAAGAGGGAACTCTAAGTACCAACCCTTTGGAGTGCCTTCGCATCTTTTAACAAGACTAATATGACTATGAAAAACTCAGTACTATGTTTGGGGGCATTCCTTATGCTCTCATTTTCGCTCCAAGCGACAACCTACAACTGCAGCACGGTGCAGCAAATCACAGACGCCTTAGCTGCCGCGACGGCCGGAGATGAAATCATCATTGCGGCGGGGACCTACGTGTCCAGCAATTCAATCCAAGCAGCCTACTACTATGGAGGCGCCAATGGCACTGCCTCCAATCCCATCATCCTCAGAGGAGCCTCATCCAGCAACCGACCCCACCTCAAGGGCAACAACCTCAGCAGCCGCACAGTACTCCGCATCGAAGGAGACTACTGGATCGTCAAGGATCTCGAGATTTCGTATGGACAAAAAGGCCTGGTGTTTGACAATTCCAACCACAGCCAAGCCATCCACTGTGCCATTCACACCTTCGGCAATGAAGCCGTACATGTACGTGACGGGTCTGACTATGTGACCATCGACGATTGTACAATCTACGACACAGGCAATGTAAACCCAGGCTTTGGAGAAGGCGTCTACATCGGAACAGACAAAGGCTCATGGAGCAACCACGACCACTATGTAGACCACACGACGGTTAAAAACTGTAGCATCGGTCCCGATGTACGTGCAGAGGCATTTGATATCAAAGAAGGCTCTACGGAGACTATCGTGGAGTACAATACGGTGGATGCCAGTGGCATCTCTGGGGACAACTATGCGGATTCTTTCATGGACCTAAAGGGCATCAGAACCTATGTAAGGTACAACACCTTCAATCAAAACGGTGAAGGCAACATCACACGTGGTATCGCCGTGCATGACCGAGGAGTAGAACTCTCCGGCTATGATCACATCGCTCACCACAATACCTTCAACATGGACGATGCGGATGGCAACATCATGGAGGCCTACGGCGGTACTTCAGAAGTCTATGCCGTCTACAACACCCGCAGCCCTTCGGGAGACGTCTACAACAGCCGCATCACCGAAAGCTGCCCAAGCTGGTATGGTGCCTGCTCCCCGAGCGGCTCCAATCAATCGCCTAGCGTCAGCATCTCATCTCCCAACACTGGTGCGACCCTCACCGCTGGTGATGACCTCACGCTATCCGCTGTAGCCAACGACTCTGACGGACAGATCACCTTGGTGGAGTTCTACAGCAACGGGTCCAAAATAGGCCAAGACAATTCCTACCCCTACGCCTACACATGGTCGAGCGTGAGCGCGGGCAATTATACCCTCACGGCTGTTGCCACCGATGACAGCAATGCCCAAACAACCTCATCGAGTGTATCCATCACCGTCAATGCATCAGGAGGTGGCAATGATGGAGGTGGAAACAATGGCGGCTCTTCTGACTTGAGCATCCAGTATGAACCTGGAGACACAGATACTGACAACAACAAAATCAAGCCTTACATCAAAATCCACAACGACGGAGCGAGCAGCGTGCCCTATGCTGACCTCACCGTGCGGTATTGGTTTAGCCAAGAAGGATCAGCTTCACCAGTGTTCAACTGTGACTATGCTGCCCTCGGCAACTCCAACGTCAACGGCACTTTTGTCAATACCTCTGGGGTCAACTACTACCTCGAAGTGTCCTTTGACGCCTCTGCGGGTAGCCTATCAGCCGATGACGACTCTGGCAACCTGAAACTACGCATCACCAACAGCGATTGGTCCAACCCCGACGAAACCAACGATTACTCATTCGACGGTAGCATCTCTTCGTACACAGAGCATGCATCCATCACTCTCTACCAAAACGGAACCTTGGTTTGGGGAACTGAGCCTAACACAGGCGCACGTACAACAATCCCTACACCATC
The DNA window shown above is from Reichenbachiella sp. 5M10 and carries:
- a CDS encoding 7TM diverse intracellular signaling domain-containing protein, which encodes MTHLTDRGLAMYSHPLQARRARYPLIAVSLHGFRVDLLQTQGYILRLPNTFFQTFGVCLLGLFAMLPVVSKSESLDILNPVYQYVDTTGTLTVQEAASHWHHQEFTLAPTDIINCAIKDSVIWLAFERCSTDIQYLSPGHESIVWRATLYALDSTGAYLPVHHYDHLQPDTRVPGLPYRTVAIPLPAHQQGSFLLRIAARRHRNYILKTGDLTQISSYLLHKESIPLLFIGFMLCIFIYNVFLLFSTRDLIFIPYLIYLLFVTYAVPFHNGYVLFSEEWMWQGNPFYTVWTSVGYLSGGWFAIIYLDLPKNAPRLRYWIILLMAVLVVIVPLLDASGWLHVGIMAMIVSTSSLLFNLSLWSAGVYVWIKGVSHAHYYVLGWLFAISGMVLFILSTNGIIPYNDFVEESFYYGFAIEAVLFAFAIGDRMNVLKKEKRALEVEYLDYTKEQNWLLAKQSFMNSHLLRAPLSRIMGLLNILQFANSREESQEYLKHIENSTTEMDYVAKRMSAMLEKEGYLEKYEEEFNEVRDSIYHDLEKEKKHTQSEGPDSHK
- a CDS encoding SDR family oxidoreductase; translation: MSINNQFGKQGWTPERIGSLDGKTYLITGTTSGTGYEAARILLSKGAKVVMLNRNPTKAADTIATLKEALGNSIDVRNISMDLAQLASVHNAAEEILKTTPQIDALICNAAIAQVPKQTLTVDGFESQLGVNHYGNFLLQALLYPRIEASKGRIVTVGSMGYNLGIKTIQFDDMNWDKNYGPNDVYSQSKLAQIMTVYELQDRLKKAGKTDVKVYACHPGASATSLIKTSGSLMTRFIWQIMKLTPLVQSAEKGSYPELMCATEPGLDQSVFYGPTGRNYWTGPVGVCQLAPHAKDKAVAEKLWHVSEEAVGLKWNL
- a CDS encoding Ig-like domain-containing protein; amino-acid sequence: MKNSVLCLGAFLMLSFSLQATTYNCSTVQQITDALAAATAGDEIIIAAGTYVSSNSIQAAYYYGGANGTASNPIILRGASSSNRPHLKGNNLSSRTVLRIEGDYWIVKDLEISYGQKGLVFDNSNHSQAIHCAIHTFGNEAVHVRDGSDYVTIDDCTIYDTGNVNPGFGEGVYIGTDKGSWSNHDHYVDHTTVKNCSIGPDVRAEAFDIKEGSTETIVEYNTVDASGISGDNYADSFMDLKGIRTYVRYNTFNQNGEGNITRGIAVHDRGVELSGYDHIAHHNTFNMDDADGNIMEAYGGTSEVYAVYNTRSPSGDVYNSRITESCPSWYGACSPSGSNQSPSVSISSPNTGATLTAGDDLTLSAVANDSDGQITLVEFYSNGSKIGQDNSYPYAYTWSSVSAGNYTLTAVATDDSNAQTTSSSVSITVNASGGGNDGGGNNGGSSDLSIQYEPGDTDTDNNKIKPYIKIHNDGASSVPYADLTVRYWFSQEGSASPVFNCDYAALGNSNVNGTFVNTSGVNYYLEVSFDASAGSLSADDDSGNLKLRITNSDWSNPDETNDYSFDGSISSYTEHASITLYQNGTLVWGTEPNTGARTTIPTPSAHSLDLSIYPNPSTGLLQITGINTGEVRVLDLLGRVKYSSHYTADENNIALDLSSFPTGYYIVTIQTEDDYFSKKVFKK
- a CDS encoding AraC family transcriptional regulator, with the protein product MQHFKTLSAYLDYLDLPRPEHPMFSVFSATGDGFLPCPKESSPPITNDCYTISFKKIVKGNLIYGRTQYDFTNGALFFIAPRQVLQWDSSVVFAQKGFSINFHQDFIKGTELAHQIKKYGFFSYSVNEALHLSPKEEKQIESIVENIDLEYQNNQDEFSKEIILSQLSTLLKYANRFYERQFLNRKALSNDLLERFNQFLKDYFDSGQLQHNGVPSIEQMADKLSVSQRYLSDTLKRETGKTSTEHLQLYLIDEAKNILLNPNKTIAEVAYELGFEYPPYFSRLFKKKEGINPTEYREKYKMN